In a genomic window of Streptococcus oralis:
- a CDS encoding peptidase, with the protein MQMYFGDVSLCYSYSLAMALDAYGYDFKAEFLEAIMVMGNGASIAKEDERHPLVFFDNGMPDLSISHSLKILGFDYEDFYLKDGAEVDLEEIKGKLETFLSNGSVVLGPLDMGHLTYNPNHTILYGVDHFVTVYDIDDQYLYLHDPAGFACMKVAFNDILEAWKAEAIDYKRGAYSMWGNFKKVKSPSQTEIYQETARIMKTRYLNGQSGVLECYAKVVAENGLNTEQRQLHQYFSFKLAAVRNLYLSKFLKDHDPKGARLKEELATLFSQAHLSCLKEDYQELSRLLCQIAEVDGLFKDLYVK; encoded by the coding sequence ATGCAGATGTATTTTGGAGATGTATCACTTTGCTATAGCTATTCATTGGCAATGGCACTGGATGCCTATGGTTATGACTTTAAAGCAGAGTTTTTAGAGGCAATTATGGTAATGGGCAATGGCGCTAGTATCGCAAAGGAAGATGAACGACATCCTCTAGTATTTTTTGATAATGGAATGCCAGATCTTTCTATCTCTCATTCCTTAAAAATACTAGGGTTTGACTATGAGGATTTCTATCTAAAAGATGGAGCGGAAGTAGATTTGGAAGAGATTAAAGGAAAGTTGGAAACATTTCTGTCCAATGGATCTGTCGTACTGGGGCCTCTTGATATGGGCCATCTGACCTACAATCCCAATCACACAATCCTTTATGGTGTGGATCACTTTGTAACCGTGTATGACATTGATGATCAGTACCTCTATTTGCACGATCCAGCTGGTTTTGCCTGTATGAAGGTTGCTTTTAATGACATACTAGAAGCATGGAAGGCAGAGGCTATTGACTATAAGCGCGGAGCCTACTCCATGTGGGGAAATTTTAAGAAGGTCAAGAGTCCTAGTCAGACTGAAATCTATCAAGAAACAGCAAGGATTATGAAGACCCGATATCTGAATGGTCAAAGTGGTGTGTTGGAATGCTATGCAAAAGTAGTTGCTGAAAACGGCTTAAATACGGAGCAAAGACAACTGCACCAGTATTTTAGCTTTAAACTTGCAGCTGTTCGAAATCTCTATCTCAGTAAGTTCTTAAAAGATCATGATCCGAAAGGGGCAAGATTAAAAGAAGAATTGGCTACTCTATTTAGCCAAGCCCACCTTTCATGTTTAAAAGAAGATTACCAAGAACTATCCCGCTTGCTCTGTCAGATAGCAGAAGTAGATGGTCTCTTTAAAGATTTATATGTAAAGTAG
- a CDS encoding ClbS/DfsB family four-helix bundle protein has translation MPRPKTKEELVLASKENYEKLNLLISQLSEEELQTPFDFSKDQKKKEAHWKREKNLRDVLIHLYEWHQLLLNWVDSNQKGHERPFLPEPYNWKIYGEMNVAIWKKHQKTSLEEATRLLEQSHEEVLELMEGFSNDELFTKGIYKWTGGTSLGSYFVSSTSSHYDWALKKLKAHQRNCKSS, from the coding sequence ATGCCTAGACCAAAAACAAAAGAGGAATTAGTGCTAGCCTCTAAGGAAAACTATGAAAAACTTAATCTCTTAATTTCTCAGCTAAGTGAAGAGGAGCTACAGACTCCTTTTGATTTTTCAAAAGACCAAAAGAAAAAAGAAGCTCACTGGAAAAGAGAGAAAAATCTACGGGATGTTCTAATCCATCTCTACGAATGGCATCAGTTACTTTTGAATTGGGTAGATTCTAATCAAAAGGGTCATGAAAGACCTTTTCTCCCCGAACCTTATAATTGGAAAATTTATGGGGAAATGAATGTCGCTATTTGGAAGAAGCACCAGAAAACGTCTTTAGAAGAAGCGACTAGACTACTAGAGCAATCGCACGAAGAGGTTTTAGAGTTGATGGAAGGCTTCAGCAATGACGAATTGTTCACAAAAGGTATCTATAAGTGGACGGGAGGGACAAGTCTAGGTTCCTACTTTGTCAGTAGTACCTCCAGTCACTATGACTGGGCTCTGAAAAAACTCAAAGCTCATCAGAGAAATTGTAAGAGTAGCTAG
- a CDS encoding immunity 70 family protein, which translates to MSVGLMVGYNWWTIGEGSLFNSFFSTIYVRLENNEWGSRYPVIMNKLYWGDVPFESVERGIAELVSIQEELKKFLPQDVIWDFEDLSLTPPWGNNIAEHITNLSHYFITSSGKDLFEVLLTSFRFALEHGQNVSVKSI; encoded by the coding sequence ATGTCTGTAGGGTTAATGGTTGGTTATAATTGGTGGACTATAGGAGAAGGGAGTCTTTTTAATTCATTCTTTTCGACTATTTATGTTCGCTTAGAGAATAATGAGTGGGGAAGTAGATACCCAGTAATAATGAATAAGCTTTACTGGGGAGATGTTCCTTTTGAATCTGTTGAAAGAGGAATAGCTGAGTTGGTATCTATCCAAGAGGAGTTGAAAAAATTTCTCCCTCAGGATGTTATATGGGATTTTGAAGATTTGTCACTCACTCCTCCTTGGGGAAATAATATCGCAGAGCATATAACAAATTTATCGCATTATTTCATAACGAGTTCCGGAAAAGATTTATTCGAAGTTTTGCTGACTAGTTTTAGATTTGCACTTGAGCACGGTCAAAATGTGAGTGTAAAAAGTATTTGA
- a CDS encoding YjjG family noncanonical pyrimidine nucleotidase codes for MPYKFLLFDLDHTLLDFDAAEDVALTQLLKEEGVADIQAYKDYYVPMNKALWKDLEQKKISKQELVNTRFSRLFAHFGQEKDGRLLAQRYQFYLAQQGQTLSGAHELLDSLIERDYDLYAATNGITAIQTGRRAQSGLAPYFNQVFISEQLQTQKPDALFYEKIGQQIAGFDKEKTLMIGDSLTADIQGGNNAGIDTIWYNPHYLENKTQAQPTYEVHSYQDLLDCLDAM; via the coding sequence ATGCCCTACAAATTTCTACTCTTCGATCTTGACCATACTCTTCTTGATTTTGATGCTGCTGAGGATGTGGCTTTGACGCAACTTCTAAAGGAAGAAGGAGTTGCGGACATTCAAGCCTATAAAGACTATTACGTTCCTATGAACAAGGCTCTCTGGAAGGACTTGGAGCAAAAGAAAATCAGTAAACAAGAACTGGTTAACACGCGCTTTTCTCGTTTATTTGCTCATTTTGGACAGGAAAAAGACGGTAGGTTACTTGCCCAGCGTTACCAATTTTACTTAGCCCAACAGGGACAAACTCTTTCGGGTGCTCATGAACTCTTGGACAGCCTCATCGAACGTGATTATGACTTGTATGCTGCGACAAATGGCATTACTGCCATTCAGACAGGTCGTCGGGCTCAATCAGGTCTGGCTCCCTATTTCAACCAAGTCTTTATCTCTGAACAGTTGCAAACGCAAAAACCTGATGCACTATTCTATGAAAAAATCGGTCAGCAGATTGCAGGATTTGATAAAGAAAAGACGCTGATGATTGGAGATTCCCTAACAGCTGATATTCAAGGTGGCAATAATGCTGGAATTGATACTATCTGGTACAACCCTCATTATCTGGAAAACAAGACGCAAGCCCAGCCGACTTATGAAGTCCATTCTTACCAAGACTTGCTGGATTGTTTAGATGCTATGTAG
- a CDS encoding uracil-DNA glycosylase, whose product MQHSSWHALIKERLPEGYFGKINQFMEQIYAQGIVYPPKEKVFQALLTTPLEEVKVVILGQDPYHGPGQAQGLSFSVPDAIPAPPSLQNILKELGDDVGVKESHDLTAWAEQGVLLLNACLTVPAGQANGHAGQIWEPFTDAVIRVVNDLDRPVVFVLWGAYARKKKALVTNPHHLIIESAHPSPLSVYRGFWGSKPFSKANAFLRETGQEPIDWLR is encoded by the coding sequence ATGCAACACTCATCTTGGCATGCTTTGATTAAGGAGCGATTACCTGAGGGTTATTTTGGGAAAATCAATCAGTTTATGGAGCAGATCTATGCCCAGGGAATTGTTTATCCACCTAAGGAAAAGGTTTTTCAGGCTCTCTTGACTACTCCTCTGGAAGAAGTTAAGGTGGTGATTCTGGGGCAGGATCCTTATCACGGGCCAGGTCAGGCGCAGGGCTTGAGTTTTTCGGTTCCAGATGCTATTCCAGCCCCGCCATCCTTGCAAAATATCTTGAAAGAATTAGGAGATGATGTTGGCGTTAAGGAATCCCATGATTTGACAGCTTGGGCTGAGCAAGGAGTCTTGCTTCTTAATGCTTGTTTGACGGTTCCTGCTGGTCAGGCCAATGGTCATGCTGGGCAGATATGGGAGCCTTTTACGGATGCTGTGATTCGGGTGGTCAATGATCTGGACAGGCCAGTCGTTTTTGTACTCTGGGGAGCCTATGCACGTAAGAAGAAGGCCCTGGTTACCAATCCTCATCACTTGATTATTGAATCAGCTCACCCAAGTCCTTTATCTGTTTACAGAGGATTTTGGGGTTCCAAGCCTTTTTCTAAGGCCAATGCATTCTTAAGAGAGACAGGACAAGAGCCAATCGATTGGCTTAGATAA